A segment of the Streptomyces sp. NBC_00376 genome:
CGGTCGACACGGATCTCAACCCGGCCGACGGCCCGTTCGCCGCCGGCCAGCGCTCGGCGACCGCCCTGGACCGCTTCGGCACGACGGACGAGGTGGCTTCCCTCGTCGCCTACCTGGCCGGTGGCGAGGCGGCGTACATCACCGGCACCGAGCTGACGGTGGACGGCGGCCACGCGGCCTGACCGCTCCCGCACCGGGAGGCGGAAGCGTGCGGCGTCACCGCGAGCGCGGGGTGACCTCCGCCATCCGGGACCAGCCCTCGCCCGGCACCTCCACGTTGATGATCTCCGGCGTCTCGGCCACGAGGTCCGCCATCAGGTCCATGGCCGCCGCGAAGTGCTCGGACTTCACATGGGCCGCACCGGCCTCCGGGGAGGCGAAGGCCTCCAGCAGGACGAACTGGTCGGGGTTCTCGACGCTGTACGACCACTCGAAGAACACGTTGCCCGGCTCCTGCCGGGTGGCGAGGGTGAAGGGCTCGACGGCCGGGAGCCAGTTGTCGCGCTCTTCGCTGCGGACGGTGAACTTGACGGCGATGAAGATCATGCGACAAGGGTCGCACAAGCCCCGGAAGCGGACTCATCGGGCACGCCCGGATGGCGCCGGTCCCGGGCCGGGACGAAAGGTCCCGGCCCGGGACAGCCCTCAGCCGCCCAGTTCGCGGTGGCGGGCGGCCAGCCGCGCGGCGCCCTCCTCGGTCGGCGATCCGAAGAGCCGGAGCCGGGAGATCCCGCCGTCCGGGAAGATGTCGATCCGGATGTGCGTGGCCCGGACCGCCTCCGGCAGGACGAAGCGGTGGTCGGTGTCGGGCTGCAGCCGGGTCCGGGGCAGCACCTCGGTCCACTCGCCGCTCTCGCCGTCCCGGGCGAAGAGACTCGCCCAGCCCGCCGAGTTGCCCTTCAGGTAGGCGGTGTCGATCTCGACGGCGCGGATCTCCGCCTGCTCGACGAGCCGGTAGCGGATCCAGTCGTTGCCCTTGTCGCGCCGGCGCCGGGTCTCCCAGCCGTCGTCCATCTTGCGGGACCGGCCGGGCTGGATGGTGTTGGTGGCCGGGGAGTAGAAGCGGTCGGAGGCGTCCTCCACCGTGCCGCCGTTCTCCAGCGCGACCAGGTCGAAGGTGCCGAGGGCGGCCAGCCAGGCGGGGTCGGGGGTGACCTCGCCGTACACCCGGAGGCGGGCTATCCCGCCGTCGGGGTGCTGGTTGACCCGCAGATGGGTGACGAGCTGCTCGCCCTCGACCACGAAGCCGTTGGCCGCGTGCCCGCCGACGGCCGTACGGGGGACGAGCGTCGTCCATTTCACCTCGGGCGCGAGCAGTTCGCCGGGCGACGGGGAGCCCGGCACGCAGGCCGCTTCGACGGAGACCGCCTGCGGGTGGTTGCCGCGGAAGTGGGCGGTGTCGACGACGATGCCGCGTACGACTCCGGGGACCCCGAGCCGTACCAGCGCCCAGTCGTGGTCCTCGTCCGCGGGGTGCGGCACCTCGGCGCTCTCGCCGCGGCGGCGGCGGGTCTCCCAGCCGTCCATGATCTTGCCCTTGTGGCCGAAGCGCTCGGGGTCGAACTCGGCGGGCTCCGGCCTGAGCAGGTTCTCGCGCTCGGCGAAGAACTCGTCGTTGGCCGCGATCACGCCCGCGCCGAGCCGCCGGTCGGCGAGGTCGACGAGGCCGGTGAAGGGGAAGTCGGCGGTGCGGTAGTCGGCGTACGGGTCGCCGCCGCCGTACGGGTTCGCGTCACCGGTGAAACGGACTGTCGCCGTCATGGTCACCGGTTCCTTTCGAGGAGTCGTCCGGTGGGCTCGCCGACGGTGCCCTCGGCCGCGATCCGTACCCCGCGCAGCCAGGTCGACTTCACGACGCCGTGCAGGGTCTTGCCGGCGTACGCGGTGACCTGGTTGCGGTGGAAGAGCTCGGCGGGGTCGACCGTGAACGTGTCGTCCGGGGCGAGCACCGCGAAGTCCGCGTCCCGGCCGGCCTCGATGGCGCCCTTCCGGGTCAGTCCGGCCAGTTCGGCGGGGGCGGCCGACATCCAGCGCACGACGTCGTCGAGCGAGTGGCCGCGCTTGCGGGCCTCGGTCCAGATGGCGGGCAGTCCGAGCTGGAGGGAGGAGATCCCGCCCCAGGCCGTGCCGAAGTCCGGCGTCTTGAGGTCGGTGGTGCACGGCGAGTGGTCGGAGACGATGCAGTCGATCGTCCCGTCGGCCAGCCCCTCCCACAGCGCGTCCTGGTTGGCCGCCTCGCGGATCGGCGGGCAGCACTTGAACTCCGTGGCGCCGTCCGGGACCTCCTCGGCGGTGAGGGTGAGGAAGTGCGGGCAGGACTCCACCGAGATCCGTACGCCTTCACGCTTCGCCGCCGCGATCATCGGCAGGGCGTCGCTGGAGGACAGATGCAGGACGTGGACGCGGGCACCGAGCCGCCTGGCGTGCGCGATCAGTCCCTCGATCGCGGTGTTCTCGGCGTCGCGAGGCCGGGAGGCGAGGAAGTCGGAGTACGCGGGCCCGCCGCGCTGCGGGGCGTCGGCCAGGTGGTGCGGGTCCTCGGCGTGCACGATCAGCAGCCCGCCGAAGCCGGCGATCTCCGCCATGGACCGGGCCAGCTGCTCCTGGTCGAGCTCCGGGAACTCCTCGACGCCGGAGGGCGAGAGGAAGCACTTGAAGCCGAACACCCCGGCCTCGTACAGCGGTCGCAGGTCCTTGACGTTGGACGGGATCGCGCCGCCCCAGAAACCGGTGTCGATGTGCGCCTTGGGGGCGGCCACCTGCTGCTTGGTGCGCAGGTGGTCGACGGTGGTGGTCGGCGGGAGGGAGTTGAGCGGCATGTCGAGCAGGGTGGTGATGCCGCCCGCCGCCGCCGCGCGGGTGGCGGTCCAGAAGCCCTCCCACTCCGTGCGGCCCGGGTCGTTCACATGGACATGTGTGTCGACGATTCCGGGGAGCAGGACGTCGTCGCCGAAGTCCTCCAGCCGGGCGCCGGCCGGCACCTCGGCGTCGTAGGGCAGGACGGCGTCGATTCTCCCGTCGGCGACGGCGACCGCTGCGGGGCGCGTCCCGTCCGCGGTGACCACACGCGTCGAGCGCAGTACCAGTTTCACGTCCGCACCGGACACCCGTGCTCCTCACTTCGGACTTTCGAACGCTGACGAATTCAACGAACTGTTGAAGGAGTCTTCACTCGGGATTCGGGCCCGTCAAGACCCACTTTCCTCGCCGGGCGGCCGTCGGGCCATTCCGTGCCCACAACTGGAGATTTCCACAAAGCAGAAGACTCTTTTCGGAGAGCGGAACGTAACATAGGACCAGTGCCGGCCCGAAGAACTGCCCCGCCGACTGCCGACACCAGGACAAACGGGCTCTGACCGGCCAGGACGCCGTACCCGGAGCAGTGGGCCGATCGGGAACCGCCCGGTAGGCTGCTGGGTGCCTCGCCGGGCGGGGCACCCGCTCTTCCGCCTCGAAAGGAACGTTGACGTGCCGCCGTCCCACGCCAGCACATCCGACTCCAAGCCCGCCGCTACCAGCGGTGGTGTGCAGTCCCTTGAGCGCGCCTTCGATCTGCTGGAGCGGATGGCGGACGCGGGGGGTGAGGTCGGGCTGAGCGAACTCTCCGCGAGCAGCGGACTCCCCCTGCCCACCATTCACCGCCTGATGCGCACGCTGGTGCTCTGCGGATACGTCCGCCAGCAGCCCAACCGCCGCTACGCGCTGGGCCCCCGGCTGATCCGGCTCGGCGAGTCCGCGTCCCGGCTCCTGGGCACCTGGGCCCGCCCGTATCTCGCGCGGCTGGTCGAGGAGACCGGCGAGACCGCGAACATGGCGCTGCTCGACGGCGACGAGATCGTGTACGTGGCACAGGTGCCGTCCAAGCACTCGATGCGCATGTTCACCGAGGTCGGCCGCCGGGTGCTCCCCCACTCCACCGGGGTGGGCAAGGCGCTGCTGGCGCACACGCCGCCGGAGGAGGTGCGGGCCCTGCTCGCCCGTACCGGCATGCCGGCCGCCACCGAGAAGACGATCACCACCCCCGACGGCTTCCTCGACGCGCTGGAGCAGGTCCGCCGGGTCGGCTACGCGGTCGACGACAACGAGCAGGAGATCGGGGTGCGCTGCCTGGCGGTCTCGGTACCGAACTCGCCCACCTCGGCCGCCATCTCGATCTCCGGTCCGGCGGGCCGGGTGACGGACAGCGCGACGGAGCGGATCGTGCCGATCCTCCAGCAGGCCGCCAAGGAGCTCTCCGACGCGCTGGCGAGCAGCGGTTCCACCGGCTGAGAGCCGGCATACGGGGAGGGGGGTGGCCACCGGCCACCCCCCTCCCCGTATGTCCCCCGTGTCTCAGGCCGGTTCCGGCACCGTCAGGCGGCCGTCGTCCATCCGGACCGTGCGGTCCGCCTTGTCCAGATGGGCCAGGTCGTGCGTGACCAGCACCGTCGCCGTCGACCGCTCCCGGGTCAGCGTGACCAGCAGGTCCAGCACCGCCGCGCCCCGCTCGTGGTCGAGCGCGCTGGTCGGTTCGTCGACCAGCAGCACCGCCGGGTCGTTCATCAGGGCCCGTGCGATGTTGATCCGCTGCCGCTGGCCGCCCGACAGCTGGTGGGGCCTGCGTCCGGCCTGGTCGGCCAGGCCGACCGCGTCCAGCAGTTCCAGTGCCCGGCCGCGCGCCGCGCGCGCCTGACCGCCCGAGAGGTGGGTCATCACCTGGAGCTGCTCGGCCGCCGTGAGCGACGGCAGCAGATTGGGCTGCTGGAAGACGATGCCGATGCGCTCGCGCCGCAGCCGCGCCTGATCCGCGCGGCCGAGACCGGCGGTTTCGGTACCGGCGACGACCACCCGGCCGGTGTCCGGGGTGACCAGGGTCGCGGCCACCGCGAGCAGGCTGGACTTGCCGGAGCCGGACGGTCCCACGACCGCGGTGAGCGAACCCGCGGGCACGTCCAGCGAGATCCGGTCGAGAGCGGTGAGCCGGGTGTCGCCGTCGGGGTAGGTGAGGGTGACGTCGGCGAGGGTGAGGGTCATCGGGCACTCCCGAGTGCGGTGAGCGGGTCGACGGCGGTGATCCGCCGGATGGACAGGGCCGCCCCGAGGGCACCGAGGACGATCATGATGGCCGCCGGGACCAGGACGGTCGCCGCGTCGAGGACGAACGGCACGGCCCCGCCGCTGATCAGGGCGCCGATGCCGGAAGCGAGTGCGGTGCCCACGCCGGTCCCGATGGCGAGCATCACGACGGCCTGCCCGAGCGCGTCGCGCAGCAGGTACCGGGTGGAGGCGCCGAGCGCCTTGAGCACGGCGACGTCGCCGCTGCGCTGGATCGTCCAGACGGTGAAGAAGGCGCCGATGACCAGGGCGGAGATGGCGAAGAGGAAGCCGCGCATCAGCTGGAGCGAGCCGTTCTCGGCCTGGTAGGAGCCGATGGCGGTGAGGGAGTCGGCGAGGGTGAGGGTGCTGGTGCCGGCCGCCTTGTCGCCCGCGCCGAGATCGGCGCCGCCGGTGGTGGTCAGGGCGATCACCGTGGCATGCCGTGCCCCGCTGTCGCCGTCGCCGCCGAACCGCTGCCAGTCGTCGAGCGAGGTCCACACGACCGGGGTGTGGCTGTACGAGGCGTCCCCCGCGACGGCCGCGACGGTGACCTCGGTGGAGCCGAGCCGCAGCCGGTCACCGGCCCCGGCCGCCAGGTCGTCGGCGGCCTGCTCGGACAGCACCACCTTCCCCGGGCCGACCCGGGCACCGCCGGTGGGCGCCAGGTCCCCGTCCGGCTGGACGCCGAACGCCGACACCGCGGCCGTGCGCTCCCCCTGGCCGGCGACGGCGTTGAGGGTGCGGATGCCGAGCGGCTCCGCGCCGCTCACCCCGGGCCGCTCCGCCCAGCTCCGCCAGGCGCTCTCCTGGACGACCGAGTCGGTGAAGGACACCGACCGGTCTTCGGGCGGGGCGGCGAACGCGAGGTGGTCGGCGTTCAGCCCGGTGATGGCCGAGGTGTTCTCCCGGGCCAGACCGGCGGTGAGGCCGGACAACAGACCCACGAGCAGCGTGATCAGCACCACGACCGTGCCCATGAGCGCGAACCGGCCCTTGGCGAACCGGAGATCTCTCCATGCGACGAACATGCTCCAAGCCTCGGCCGCCGGACGCCCGGAAACATCGCCCGGCAGTGGGGCCCGACATCAACCTTTCGATTGACCGGCACCCGGCACCCCCCGTCTAGGCTGGATGAATCATGGATTCCCGCGCCCATCCCCCGGTCGCCGCCGCGCTGCGGCTGTGTCTGCACGCACTGCTGGTGGGGCTGCTCGCACTCGCGGCGGTACGGGCCGTCAGCGACGGCACCCGCGCCCCGGCGGTCGTCACGGTCAGCTGCCTGATGGCCGCCGTCTACGCGGCGGGCGCGCTCGCCCCCGCCGTACAGCCCGGCACCCGCGCGGGTGCGCTGTGGCTGGCGGCGCTGGGCGTCGTGTGGCTGGCGCTGCTCGTCCTGTCGCCGGAGGCCCTGTGGGTGGCCTTCCCGCTCTACTTCCTGCAGCTGCATCTGCTGCCGACCCGCTGGGCCCTGCCGGCCGTCGTGGTCACCGCCGCCGCCGCCATCGCCTGTTTCGTGCTGCACGGCGAGCCCATCACACCGGGCACCTTCATCGGGCCGGTGCTCGGGGCGGCCGTCGCGGTCGCCACGGTCCTCGGGTACGAGGCGCTGTTCCGGGAGAGCGAGCGACGCCGGGAGCTCATCGAGGAGCTGATGTCGACCCGGGCGGAGCTGGCCGAGGCGGAACGCACCGCCGGCACACTCGCCGAGCGCGAGCGGCTGGCCCGCGAGATCCACGACACCCTCGCCCAGGGCCTGTCCAGCATCCAGCTGCTGCTGCGCGCCGCCGAACGCACCCTGGCCGCCGACGCCCCCGCCACCGCGCATGTCCGCCGGGCCCGGGAGGCCGCCCAGGACAACCTGGCCGAGGCCCGCCGCTTCGTCCGCGCCCTGTCGCCGCCGGACCTGGAGAACGGCTCCCTGGCGGCCGCCCTGGAACGCCTCTCGTCCCGCACCACCGGCCCCGGCCTCACCGTGCAGTTCGCGGTGAGCGGCACGCCGGTGGAGCTGCCCACTCCGTACGAGGTGGCGCTGCTGCGTACCGCCCAGTCGGCGCTGGCCAACACGGTTCAGCACGCCGGGGCCGGGCGTGCGGAGATCACCCTCAGCTTCATGGACACCTCGGTGTCGCTGGACGTCGTCGACGACGGCCGGGGGTTCACCCCGGGGCTCGGCCCGGTCGTCGCGGACCGGGACACCGGGGGCTTCGGACTGCCCGCGATGCGTGCGCGGGCCCGTTCGCTGGGCGGCACGCTCAGTGTCGAGTCGGCCCCCGGTCAGGGCACGGCCGTCGCCCTGACCCTTCCGCTCCCGATCCCCGACGGCCGCCCAGGACAGGACACCGCATGACCACCCCCGCCGACACCCCCATCAGGCTGCTGCTCGCCGACGACCACCCGGTGGTGCGGGCGGGGCTGCGCGCCGTGCTCGACTCCGAACCCGGTTTCCGGGTGGTCGCCGAGGCGGCCACGGCCGAGCGGGCCGTGGAACTCGCCGCGACCGGTGAGTTCGACGTCGTCCTCATGGATCTCCAGTTCGGGGCGGGCATGCACGGCTCACAGGCCACCGCGGCCATCACGGCGCAGCCGGACGCGCCCCGCGTCCTGATCCTCACCACGTACGACTCGGACGCCGACATCCTGGCCGCGGTCGAGGCGGGCGCCGCCGGCTATCTGCTGAAGGACGCCCCGCCGGAGGAGCTGGCGGCGGCGGTACGCACCGCGGCGGCGGGCCGCTCGGCGCTGGCACCGGCCGTCGCCCACCGTCTGATGGACCGTATGCGGACCCCCGCGGAGGCCCTCACCAAGCGCGAGCTGGAGGTCCTCCAACTGGTCGGCGAGGGGCTGTCGAACCTGCAGATCAGCAAGCGGCTCTTCCTCAGCCAGGCGACGGTGAAGTCCCACCTGGTGCACATCTACGCCAAGCTCGGCGTGGACTCCCGCACCTCGGCGGTCGCGGCGGCGACGGCCCGCAGGCTCATCCGCCGCTGACCGCGCCGCCCGCCGTCCTGTCGCCGGTCAGCCGCGCGGCGGCTCGCCGAAGAGATCGACGGCGACCCGTACGTCCCTGAGCGCGGAGGCCAGCGCGCTCACCGAGCCGATCGCCCCCGCGATCAGCAGCAGCGAACGGCGCAGCCGCGGAATCTCGGGCACTCCGCCCGTCGCCATCGCGTCCAGGGCGGCCAGCTCCTCCTCGGCGATCCCCCGGTCCGGGAATTCGCGCGGATGCCCCGCCAGCTCACGGCGGAGCCGGGAGACGGCCGTGCGCAGCTCGCTCACCCTCGGATCCTCGCCGCTGCCGGTCACCCGCGTCTGCCCCACGCTTCGCAACAAAGCACTCCCCCTCGCACATCCTTGTGCCAGTGTTCCGACCGGTCCCCACACCTTGGTCAAGTGTCCGGGCGTGCGCGCAAGTTAACGCCATGACAGGTATCGGGCGCCACTCCGCGGACAGAATTCGGGGTGTCCCGTATGGGTGATCCGCGCGTCACGCGGTGGACGCCGTCGCCGTCCGCACCCGCCTCCGCTTGCTTGCGCGAAGGGTGCGCGACGGGTGCGCGACGGGGCACGAAGGGTGCATATACGGGGCGCGTCGGTGTATGCCAGACCGCATGACTGCGACAACACCAGCCCCGAAGGTCGCCGGACTGCTGCTCGCCGCGGGCGGCGGGCGACGGCTCGGCGGGCGGCCCAAGGCCCTGCTCGAACACCATGGCCGGCCACTGGTCGAGCACGCGGTGCGGATGCTGCGGGACGGCGGCTGCGGCCCCGTCCAGGTGGTCCTCGGCGCGGCGGCCGAGCGGGTGCGGGAGCGGGCCGACCTCACCGGCTGCGCGGTGACCGTCAACCCCGGATGGGCCGAGGGCATGGGCTCCTCGCTGCGGGCGGGGCTCGGGGCGCTGGCCGCCACGGGGGCGGACGCGGCGCTCGTCCTCCTGGTCGACCAGCCGGGGATCGGCGCGGACGCGGTGGCCCGGGTGCGCGCGGCGTACCGCTCCCGGACGGGGATCGCGGCCGCCGCGTACGGCGGGGAGCGCGGCCATCCGGTGCTGTTCGGGGCGGACCTGTGGGCGGAGATCGCGGCGGGGGCGGTGGGCGACCAGGGCGCTCGGGCGTATCTGCGGGCGCACCGCGATGCGATCACGCTCGTCGAGTGTTCCGATGTGGCTCAGGCGTACGACATCGACACGGTGGAGGACCTGAAACACCTCGGGTGACCGGACTGGCACGCTGCGCCAGCATCGGGGCAGTTCTGTCGACCCGGAGAATCTCGATATCAACAAACCATTGAACTTCCACCATGAGGAAACTACTATCCACTGGTCAGAAGCCCTCTGCACCTCGGACGGCTTCCACGCCCGTATCCCGGAGCCCTGGCACGCCGTGCCATTTCAGGCGACCCGGCGGCCGTGAGACGCCGCCCGCACCGCCCGCTGAAGGAGTGACAGCTCATGTCCGCACCAGCGCCGTCCCCGCTGGCCATCGTCGATGCCGAGCCCCTGCCCCGGCAGGAAGAGGTCCTGACCGACGCGGCCCTCGCGTTCGTGGCCGAGCTGCACCGGCAGTTCACGCCCCGCCGCGACGAGCTGCTCGTCCGCCGCGGCGAGCGCCGCGCCGAGATCGCCCGCACCTCCACGCTGGACTTCCTGCCCGAGACGGCGGCGATCCGCGCGGACGATTCCTGGAAGGTCGCCCCGGCCCCGGCCGCGCTGAACGACCGCCGGGTGGAGATCACCGGTCCGACCGACCGCAAGATGACCATCAACGCCCTGAACTCGGGCGCGAAGGTCTGGCTCGCCGACTTCGAGGACGCGTCCGCCCCCACGTGGGAGAACGTTGTCCTCGGCCAGCTCAACCTGATCGACGCGTACACCCGCGCCATCGACTTCACGGACCCGAAGTCCGGCAAGTCGTACGCCCTCAAGCCCGCCGACGAGCTCGCCACCGTCGTCATGCGCCCCCGCGGCTGGCACCTGAACGAGCGCCACCTCCAGCTCGACGGCACCCCGGTGCCCGGCGCGCTGGTCGACTTCGGCCTCTACTTCTTCCACAACGCCCAGCGCCTCATCGACCTCGGCAAGGGCCCGTTCTTCTACCTCCCGAAGACGGAGTCGCACCTGGAGGCCCGCCTCTGGAACGACATCTTCGTCTTCGCCCAGGACTACGTCGGCATCCCGCAGGGCACCGTCCGCGCGACCGTCCTGATCGAGACGATCACCGCCGCGTACGAGATGGAGGAGATCCTCTACGAGCTCCGCGACCACGCCGCCGGGCTGAACGCGGGACGCTGGGACTACCTCTTCTCCATCGTCAAGAACTTCCGCGACGGCGGCTCCAAGTTCGTCCTGCCGGACCGCAACGCGGTGACGATGACCGCGCCGTTCATGCGCGCGTACACCGAACTCCTCGTCCGCACCTGCCACAAGCGCGGCGCGCACGCCATCGGTGGCATGGCCGCCTTCATCCCGTCCCGCCGCGACGCCGAGGTGAACAAGGTCGCGTTCGAGAAGGTCAAGGCCGACAAGGACCGCGAGGCGAACGACGGCTTCGACGGCTCCTGGGTCGCCCACCCGGACCTGGTCCCGATCGCCATGGCGTCCTTCGACGCGGTCCTCGGCGAGAAGCCGAACCAGAAGGAGCGCCTGCGCGAGGACGTCGCGGTGGCCGCCGGTGACCTGATCGCCATCGACACCCTGGACGCCAAGCCCACCTACGAGGGGCTGCGCAACGCCGTCGCGGTCGGCATCCGCTACATCGAGGCCTGGCTGCGCGGCATGGGCGCGGTCGCCATCTTCAACCTGATGGAGGACGCCGCCACCGCGGAGATCTCCCGCTCGCAGATCTGGCAGTGGATCAACGCGGACGTGGTCTTCGAGAACGGCGAGCACGCCACGGCGGAGCTGGCCCGCAAGGTCGCGGCCGAGGAACTGGCCGCGATCCGGGCGGAGATCGGCGAGGAGGCGTTCGCATCCGGCAAGTGGCAGCAGGCGCACGACCTGCTGCTCCAGGTCTCCCTGGACCAGGACTACGCGGACTTCCTGACGCTGCCGGCGTACGAGCAGTTGGGCTGACACCTCTCGCGTACGCGACCGCCCCCCGGTGCCGACGGCACGGGGGGCGGTGCCATATCGCGATGAACTCGAAGTCAGAAAGGCGTCAGGAAGGGGGCAGGGTGACAAATCTGACCGGCGCTTCCAGGACGGCCTGTGCACCCTCGAGGTCGGCAAACCTCGTCGCCAGAGTCGCCTGCGCAAGGCGAGGCGGAAGCGCCTCACCGAACTTCAGCCCCTTTACGGCCCGCTGGTCGACGTCGGGCAGACAGAGCTGGTCCGACACATCGGCCACAGCCTGCTTCCAGCGCTGCCGGTCTACATCCTCCCGAAGCCGAATCCAGCAGTCGTTCACCCGCTGGGCGGGCGCAACAACGGTGCCGAGCGTCGCCGCGAGCGTGGCGTTCGCTCGGTGACCTGCCCAGGTCCACCAGCGGACCTGCCCGCCGGAAGTGCGAGTGATGAGTGTGCCGCCCGGGTGCACAACATCCATGAAGTGGTCCCGCGCCTCAGCGAGCGCCGTGACCGCACGCTTCGAGAGGGCTACGTCCGGGTCAACCCCCAGCAGGACCTCACGCATGGCTCGCATCAGTTCGAAAGAAGTGGCACGTTCGAAGCCAAGACCGCTCCACTTGGCTTTCCCTCCGCTGTCGGTCGGCTCGACGAAGCAGCGTTTGCGATGCCAGTCGATGTACGTCACGAGCCAGCTCCGACCTGCGAGGAGCAGCTTGCGCGGCCCAAAGATCTCCTCGGTGAGCAGATCGGGATCGGTTCTGCCGATCTCACTGCGCCCCTGCAGCACGGTGAACTGGGGAGGTGAGGTAAAGACGGCCGTGAGATTCATGAAGTGCCGGTGCCCGAAGCGTCGTTCCGCCTCAGGACCGATGAAGAGCATGCCGCCGTCCTGGTCCAGGTATCCCTCTTCCACGAGATGGCGCACGATCGGCTCGGCCGGCTGCCCGAAGGGACCGAAGCCGTTCCACCACTCCTGCCACAGCTTGTCGCCCACCTGGTGTTCCTGGAGACACAGAGCAAGGAGCTGTTGAGCCACGATGTGGCGGGGCTCCGGGGGCGCGACGACAGGCTCGACCCAACCCCGTTTCCACTGGAGCAACAGAGCCGCTGCGGCGAGAAGTCCATCCTCGGTGAGCGCGAGAAACAGACAGTTGCGCCTGGTCCCCGCCCGGCGGCCGGTACGTCCGAGACGCTGCAGGAAGGATGCCACCGTCATGGGGGCATCGAGCTGAATCACTCGGTCCAGGTCGC
Coding sequences within it:
- a CDS encoding DEAD/DEAH box helicase, which gives rise to MSPLDDLDPVLVHHIVNSLGWRGLRPLQEESIGPVMAGEDTILLAPTAGGKTEAASFPLLSRMTAERWSGTSVLYVCPLKALLNNLLPRLETYTGWLGRTAALWHGDVTAGRRKRILADRPDVLLTTPESLEAMLVSANVDHRAFFSGLQAIVVDEVHAFAGDDRGWHLLAVLERLQKTVGRPVQRIGLSATVGNPAELLHWLQGSAAGRRSARVVAPHLDEPRQQGAHAVPGDIELDYVGSVENAATVIAALHRGEKRLVFCESRRLVEELGEKLRLRGVTTFLSHASLSVDERRRAEQAFADARDCVIVSTSTLELGIDVGDLDRVIQLDAPMTVASFLQRLGRTGRRAGTRRNCLFLALTEDGLLAAAALLLQWKRGWVEPVVAPPEPRHIVAQQLLALCLQEHQVGDKLWQEWWNGFGPFGQPAEPIVRHLVEEGYLDQDGGMLFIGPEAERRFGHRHFMNLTAVFTSPPQFTVLQGRSEIGRTDPDLLTEEIFGPRKLLLAGRSWLVTYIDWHRKRCFVEPTDSGGKAKWSGLGFERATSFELMRAMREVLLGVDPDVALSKRAVTALAEARDHFMDVVHPGGTLITRTSGGQVRWWTWAGHRANATLAATLGTVVAPAQRVNDCWIRLREDVDRQRWKQAVADVSDQLCLPDVDQRAVKGLKFGEALPPRLAQATLATRFADLEGAQAVLEAPVRFVTLPPS
- the aceB gene encoding malate synthase A, yielding MSAPAPSPLAIVDAEPLPRQEEVLTDAALAFVAELHRQFTPRRDELLVRRGERRAEIARTSTLDFLPETAAIRADDSWKVAPAPAALNDRRVEITGPTDRKMTINALNSGAKVWLADFEDASAPTWENVVLGQLNLIDAYTRAIDFTDPKSGKSYALKPADELATVVMRPRGWHLNERHLQLDGTPVPGALVDFGLYFFHNAQRLIDLGKGPFFYLPKTESHLEARLWNDIFVFAQDYVGIPQGTVRATVLIETITAAYEMEEILYELRDHAAGLNAGRWDYLFSIVKNFRDGGSKFVLPDRNAVTMTAPFMRAYTELLVRTCHKRGAHAIGGMAAFIPSRRDAEVNKVAFEKVKADKDREANDGFDGSWVAHPDLVPIAMASFDAVLGEKPNQKERLREDVAVAAGDLIAIDTLDAKPTYEGLRNAVAVGIRYIEAWLRGMGAVAIFNLMEDAATAEISRSQIWQWINADVVFENGEHATAELARKVAAEELAAIRAEIGEEAFASGKWQQAHDLLLQVSLDQDYADFLTLPAYEQLG